The genomic DNA GCGGTAAACAAACGCTCCTCGTTGCGCCCGATGCGCTTGTGCGCGTACAGGCCCTCCAGCAGAAACTCGGCTGCCGAAACCTGCACTTCCGCCGCGTCGCGCGCTTTTACCCCCAACGCGCTCAGCTTCTCGAGCAATCCCTGAATGCCTTTGATCTCCTCCAGCAACTTGGCTGCCGGCGTTCCGTCCTGGAGCTTGATATTCCCACCGAGATCGAACCACTGCACGATCTGCTGCATGTTCGCCCCGTGGAAATACTCGTCGTAAGTTTTCGCGATGGCCATGCGGATCAACTCGCGGCCCACGTTGTCGGCGCCCTTGACCTCGCCCTCGTACTCCAATTCCAGCTTGCCGGTGATCGCCGGCATGGCGGCGTAGATGTCGCCGATCCGCGGCACCACCGTCTCTTCGCCGTGCAGAATCGCCCGCCGCTCGGCGTTCGAGATCACGTTCTCCAGGCAGGTAATCGGCAGCCGCTGGCTGACTCCGCTGCGCTTGTCGATTTTCTTGTCCTCGCGCGCCGCAAACGCAATCTGTTCGATCACCTCGCGAACGTACTTCGGCACCTGCAGCTTGTAGCCGTCGCGCTGCGCCCACGCCTCCTGCGACGTGATCGCGATCCCTTCCTCCACCGTCGCCGGGTAATGCGTCCGAATCTCCGACCCGATGCGGTCTTTCAGCGGCGTGATGATCTTGCCCCGTGCCGTGTAGTCCTCCGGATTGGCGCTGAAGACGAGCGCGACGTCCAGCGGCAGCCGGATCGGGTAGCCCTTAATCTGCACGTCGCCTTCCTGCATGATGTTGAACAACCCGACCTGGATCTTTCCCGCGAGATCGGGCAATTCGTTAATCGCGAAAATGCCGCGGTTGGCCCGCGGCAACAGCCCGTAGTGCACCGTCAGCTCGCTCGACAACTCGTGCCCGCCCCGGGCCGCCTTGATCGGATCGATGTCGCCGATCAGGTCCGCGATGGTGACATCCGGGGTCGCCAGCTTCTCGACATAGCGTTCCTCGGGCGCCAGCCACGCGATCGGCGTCTCCTCGCCCTCGTCGGCAATCAGTTCGCGGCAGCGCCGGCAGATCGGCGCGTACGGATTGTCGTGGACCTCGCAACCGGAAACGTATGGCATGTGCGTGTCCAACAGGGAAGTCAGCGCGCGCAAAATCCGGCTCTTGGCCTGCCCGCGCAATCCGAGCAGAATGAAATTGTGCCGCGACAGAATCGCGTTCACGATCTGCGGGACCACCGTATCGTCGTAGCCCACGATGCCGGGGAACATCGCCTCGCCCTGGCGCAGCTTGGCAATCAGGTTTTCGCGCAG from Terriglobia bacterium includes the following:
- a CDS encoding magnesium chelatase; translation: MNLPRTLGQLRQSPFSEPRLHSRRVKDELRENLIAKLRQGEAMFPGIVGYDDTVVPQIVNAILSRHNFILLGLRGQAKSRILRALTSLLDTHMPYVSGCEVHDNPYAPICRRCRELIADEGEETPIAWLAPEERYVEKLATPDVTIADLIGDIDPIKAARGGHELSSELTVHYGLLPRANRGIFAINELPDLAGKIQVGLFNIMQEGDVQIKGYPIRLPLDVALVFSANPEDYTARGKIITPLKDRIGSEIRTHYPATVEEGIAITSQEAWAQRDGYKLQVPKYVREVIEQIAFAAREDKKIDKRSGVSQRLPITCLENVISNAERRAILHGEETVVPRIGDIYAAMPAITGKLELEYEGEVKGADNVGRELIRMAIAKTYDEYFHGANMQQIVQWFDLGGNIKLQDGTPAAKLLEEIKGIQGLLEKLSALGVKARDAAEVQVSAAEFLLEGLYAHKRIGRNEERLFTAGEKQPRRAEASGMRGEEPPFRSRRPFN